One stretch of Maylandia zebra isolate NMK-2024a linkage group LG13, Mzebra_GT3a, whole genome shotgun sequence DNA includes these proteins:
- the tm9sf3 gene encoding transmembrane 9 superfamily member 3: MGYSRWKVVAAVVFALVCSLSPVDADEHDHTYTDKEEVVLWMNTVGPYHNRQETYKYFSLPFCAGSQKTISHYHETLGEALQGVELEFSGLQIKFKEEVMQSTYCEIELDKAKRDAFVYAIKNHYWYQMYIDDLPIWGIVGEADENGEEHYLWTYKKLEIGFNGNRIVDVNLTSEGKVRLVPNTRIPMSYSVKWKKSDVKFEDRFDKYLDPSFFQHRIHWFSIFNSFMMVIFLVGLVSMILMRTLRKDYARYSKEEEMDDMDRDLGDEYGWKQVHGDVFRPSSHPLIFSSLIGSGCQIFSVSLIVIIVAMVEDLYTERGSMLSTAIFVYAATSPVNGYFGGSLYAKQGGRRWIKQMFIGAFMIPAMVCGTAFFINFIAIYYHASRAIPFGTMVAVCCICFFVILPLNLVGTILGRNLSGQPNFPCRVNAVPRPIPEKKWFMEPAVIVCLGGILPFGSIFIEMYFIFTSFWAYKIYYVYGFMMLVLVILCIVTVCVTIVCTYFLLNAEDYRWQWTSFLSAASTAVYVYMYSFYYYFFKTKMYGLFQTSFYFGYMAVFSTALGIMCGAVGYMGTSAFVRKIYTNVKID; this comes from the exons atGGGATATTCCAGGTGGAAGGTGGTAGCGGCGGTGGTTTTCGCACTTGTATGTTCTTTATCACCTGTCGACGCAGACGAACATGACCACACG TACACAGATAAGGAGGAGGTAGTTTTATGGATGAACACAGTGGGGCCTTACCACAACCGACAGGAGACATACAAGTATTTCTCGTTGCCCTTCTGTGCGGGCTCCCAGAAGACCATCAGTCATTACCATGAAACACTTGGAGAGGCTCTGCAGGGAGTGGAGCTTGAATTCAGCGGCTTGCAAATAAAGTTCAAAG AGGAAGTCATGCAGTCAACATACTGTGAAATAGAGTTGGACAAAGCCAAACGAGATGCTTTTGTCTACGCCATAAAGAATCACTACTGGTACCAAATGTACATAGATGACCTGCCAATCTGGG gtattgTTGGTGAGGCAGATGAAAATGGAGAAGAGCACTACCTGTGGACGTATAAGAAACTAGAGATCGGCTTCAATGGCAATAGAATCGTTGACGTAAATCTGACCAGCGAAGGGAAAGTCAGACTTGTGCCAAACACAAGAATCCCAATGTCCTATTCT GTGAAATGGAAGAAGTCAGATGTAAAGTTTGAAGACAGATTTGACAAGTACCTTGATCCATCCTTCTTTCAGCACAGA attCACTGGTTCTCCATCTTTAATTCCTTCATGATGGTCATTTTCTTGGTGGGTCTGGTGTCCATGATTCTTATGAGAACGCTAAGAAAGGACTATGCCAGATACAGCAAAGAGGAGGAAATGGATGACATG GATAGAGACCTTGGAGACGAATATGGGTGGAAGCAGGTACATGGAGATGTGTTTAGGCCGTCAAGCCATCCACTGATCTTCTCTTCACTTATTGGCTCCGGCTGCCAGATTTTCTCAGTCTCCCTCATCGTTATCATCGTCGCTATGGTTGAGGATCTGTACACAGA GAGAGGATCCATGCTGAGCACAGCCATTTTTGTGTATGCTGCAACCTCTCCTGTCAATGGCTACTTCGGGGGAAGTTTGTATGCAAAACAAGGAG GCAGGAGATGGATTAAACAAATGTTCATTGGGGCCTTTATGATCCCAGCCATGGTGTGCGGGACTGCCTTTTTCATCAACTTCATTGCTATCTACTACCACGCCTCCAGAGCCATCCCATTTGGAACCATG GTTGCTGTCTGCTGTATCTGCTTCTTTGTCATCCTGCCTCTGAACCTCGTGGGAACAATTTTGGGGAGGAATCTGTCTGGCCAGCCCAACTTTCCCTGCCGAGTTAATGCTGTGCCGCGGCCGATCCCTGAGAAGAAATG GTTCATGGAGCCAGCTGTCATCGTGTGCCTTGGAGGAATCCTTCCTTTTGGTTCCATTTTCATAGAAAT GTACTTCATCTTCACATCTTTCTGGGCCTACAAAATCTACTATGTGTATGGCTTCATGATGCTGGTCCTGGTTATCCTGTGcattgtgactgtgtgtgtcacCATTGTGTGTACATACTTTCTTCTCAATGCTGAGGACTACAGATG GCAATGGACGAGCTTCCTCTCTGCTGCATCCACTGCTGTTTatgtgtacatgtactcctttTACTACTATTTCTTCAAAACTAA GATGTATGGGCTGTTCCAGACATCCTTCTACTTTGGCTACATGGCTGTGTTTAGCACTGCCCTGGGAATCATGTGTG GTGCCGTAGGATACATGGGAACAAGTGCCTTTGTGAGGAAGATTTACACAAATGTGAAAATTGACTAA
- the si:ch211-117n7.7 gene encoding lysophosphatidylserine lipase ABHD12 isoform X2, producing MKRRDVKQNEPSSHNSGVQRTSKSKKKEGTRSPQSQGWLKRGLLALFVILVVVPFSVKMLPELIQHFVYTHRISLPFFVDLSRPADFSLNHTINMYLTSEEGISLGVWHTVPESRWKEAQGKDLAWYQNTLSDGSPVFIYLHGNTGTRAAPHRVGVAKILSALGYHVLVPDYRGFGDSTGEPTEAGLTTDFLCVYNWVKERSRNSLVVIWGHSLGTGVATNTADKLLEQGVVFDGVILEGTFNTVRQNIPPFNPFAWRYWKFPGLGYLYRAPWEDNKFVFPTEENLKKMRSPILFLHSEDDHLVPIEVAQQTYEVAARAQNTERVKLVTFEGSLGYLHNGLYRDPRLPEIVKRFVQSL from the exons GTCCCAAGGGTGGCTAAAAAGGGGCTTATTGGCCCTCTTTGTTATCTTGGTTGTGGTGCCTTTCTCGGTGAAAATGCTTCCAGAATTAATTCAGCACTTTGTTTACACACACAGAA TCAGCCTGCCATTCTTTGTTGACCTCAGCCGACCTGCCGATTTCTCCCTTAATCACACCATCAACATGTACTTAACATCAGAGGAAGGAATTTCCCTCGGCGTATG GCACACTGTCCCTGAAAGTCGGTGGAAGGAGGCACAGGGGAAAGACTTGGCGTGGTACCAAAACACTTTAAGCGATGGAAGTCCAGTTTTCATATATCTTCATGGAAACACAGGCACGAG GGCAGCTCCTCATCGGGTGGGAGTTGCAAAA ATATTGAGTGCTCTTGGTTACCATGTCCTAGTGCCTGACTACAGAG GTTTTGGAGACTCCACCGGAGAGCCAACTGAAGCCGGTCTGACCACTGATTTCCTCTGCGTGTACAACTGGGTCAAAGAACGCAGCAGAAACAGCCTTGTCGTTATCTGGGGACATTCTCTTGGCACTGG AGTGGCGACTAACACTGCAGACAAACTTCTGGAGCAGG GAGTGGTGTTTGATGGGGTGATCCTTGAAGGCACATTCAATACTGTTCGGCAAAATATTCCTCCATTTAACCCTTTTGCTTGG CGTTACTGGAAATTTCCAGGCCTTGGTTACTTATACCGAGCACCATGGGAAGATAATAAGTTTGTCTTTCCTACTGAAGAAAA TTTGAAGAAAATGAGAAGCCCCATACTTTTCCTTCATTCTGAGGATGATCACTTGGTTCCCATTGAGGTTGCTCAGCAG ACATACGAGGTGGCAGCGCGTGCCCAGAATACAGAGAGAGTCAAGCTGGTGACATTTGAAGGGTCTCTGGGATATCTGCACAACGGCTTATACAGAGACCCCCGTCTGCCTGAAATCGTAAA GAGGTTTGTGCAGTCTTTGTAA
- the si:ch211-117n7.7 gene encoding lysophosphatidylserine lipase ABHD12 isoform X1 translates to MSHPPTIAGYSGLPNPRRRRGHGHHKRLPSKTKVALRHPAKNGSPTINRKKERSQGWLKRGLLALFVILVVVPFSVKMLPELIQHFVYTHRISLPFFVDLSRPADFSLNHTINMYLTSEEGISLGVWHTVPESRWKEAQGKDLAWYQNTLSDGSPVFIYLHGNTGTRAAPHRVGVAKILSALGYHVLVPDYRGFGDSTGEPTEAGLTTDFLCVYNWVKERSRNSLVVIWGHSLGTGVATNTADKLLEQGVVFDGVILEGTFNTVRQNIPPFNPFAWRYWKFPGLGYLYRAPWEDNKFVFPTEENLKKMRSPILFLHSEDDHLVPIEVAQQTYEVAARAQNTERVKLVTFEGSLGYLHNGLYRDPRLPEIVKRFVQSL, encoded by the exons AGCGACTGCCCAGTAAAACAAAGGTTGCATTGCGTCATCCTGCAAAGAATGGCAGCCCGActataaacaggaaaaaagagag GTCCCAAGGGTGGCTAAAAAGGGGCTTATTGGCCCTCTTTGTTATCTTGGTTGTGGTGCCTTTCTCGGTGAAAATGCTTCCAGAATTAATTCAGCACTTTGTTTACACACACAGAA TCAGCCTGCCATTCTTTGTTGACCTCAGCCGACCTGCCGATTTCTCCCTTAATCACACCATCAACATGTACTTAACATCAGAGGAAGGAATTTCCCTCGGCGTATG GCACACTGTCCCTGAAAGTCGGTGGAAGGAGGCACAGGGGAAAGACTTGGCGTGGTACCAAAACACTTTAAGCGATGGAAGTCCAGTTTTCATATATCTTCATGGAAACACAGGCACGAG GGCAGCTCCTCATCGGGTGGGAGTTGCAAAA ATATTGAGTGCTCTTGGTTACCATGTCCTAGTGCCTGACTACAGAG GTTTTGGAGACTCCACCGGAGAGCCAACTGAAGCCGGTCTGACCACTGATTTCCTCTGCGTGTACAACTGGGTCAAAGAACGCAGCAGAAACAGCCTTGTCGTTATCTGGGGACATTCTCTTGGCACTGG AGTGGCGACTAACACTGCAGACAAACTTCTGGAGCAGG GAGTGGTGTTTGATGGGGTGATCCTTGAAGGCACATTCAATACTGTTCGGCAAAATATTCCTCCATTTAACCCTTTTGCTTGG CGTTACTGGAAATTTCCAGGCCTTGGTTACTTATACCGAGCACCATGGGAAGATAATAAGTTTGTCTTTCCTACTGAAGAAAA TTTGAAGAAAATGAGAAGCCCCATACTTTTCCTTCATTCTGAGGATGATCACTTGGTTCCCATTGAGGTTGCTCAGCAG ACATACGAGGTGGCAGCGCGTGCCCAGAATACAGAGAGAGTCAAGCTGGTGACATTTGAAGGGTCTCTGGGATATCTGCACAACGGCTTATACAGAGACCCCCGTCTGCCTGAAATCGTAAA GAGGTTTGTGCAGTCTTTGTAA